tctcttttttcccGGCAGTGTTTGGAAACAAATATAATCATTTCGCTTCGATTCACATTGGTTTAACTTCATGTGAAAATTGTTATGTCTATTGGGTTAAAATTCAAGCGTTAATTATGAGATCTTTAGAAAtagtgttttaagttttttgcaaATGCTAGAACTGAAATGAAGAATTTTCCAAAACATTCTGACCAATCAGAATTTAACACAAGAAGTAAACAATCGTTCTACGAAGTAATTTCGTATTTGTTGAATATCACGTAACTAATGACGTTAACTCTGGTACTTTAATATTCAATTGTTACTGACAGTGTCAGTATTGTATTCAATCTTTCTATACATGTGCTTTTGAAATGTCGTTTACTTGGCCTTGCCGTAGTTATGATAAAAATCCCCAGAGTTTTCAGTTTGGAAttagaattttgtaaatattttattagactaaatatctattcttgattcaacattttaaaaaaatgtttcaaaacaggAGAAGACAACCTGGTATGGGAGTTATGCTCTTAATGTATCAGCTTTTCGCTGTCATTGGCATAGATCGGATACCTCCTGTCACTCTAAGTGCTATTGGACTCCAAGttgctatatttttaagacTCTTCAAATTACCATGGTACAAACCAACAGATATTTGCGTTAGTGCCTATCGAGTTTGGACAAAAAGAGAATATTCTCGTCTTGTTTTTGCTGCCTTAGAACATGGGGATGACTGGCATCTTTATTACAACATGGTATCCTTCGCCCTAAAGGGACAGTCGTTAGAAANTATTTTTAAGACTCTTCAAATTACCATGGTACAAACCAACAGATATTTGCGTTAGTGCCTATCGAGTTTGGACAAAGAAAGAATATTCTCGTCTTGTTTTTGCTGCCTTAGAACATGGAGATGACTGGCATCTTTATTACAACATGGTATCCTTCGCCTTAAAGGGACAATCGTTAGAAAGAAGATTTGGGAGTGtaaaattcctttatattttatcagTATTTACTGTGCTTACAAACTCAGTATTAGTggcattaaacatattttcaaacaaatatctAGATTATGAAGAGCGGTGTGCCGTTGGATTTTCTGGTgttatatttgcattaaaagtaTTGACTACTTATTATGATCGAGGTTTTACTCAAATAATGGGCATACCCATAACTGTGCCTACCAGGTATGCCGTATGGTTTGAGCTGGTACTGATACAGTTACTTGTACCAAATGTGTCCTTTTATGGACACTTAGCTGGAATTCTTGTTGGAACAGCTTATGTGATGGGACCATTAAGATTAGTGAtggatttaatttattcaattgcgAAAGGTATACTGTTTCCATCTGGTCCACGTTTTACACCTCGTGCTGAACCATCTGGATATTCCAGTGGAGGCTATAACCAGTATGCGGAATCATCGGGATATTCTGGTGGAAGATATAATCAATATGCTGCATCATCTGACTCTACCAGTGAAAGATATAACCAATATATACCACCTGGTATGAGTGAGGAAGAGCAAATTCGGCGAGCTATGGAAGAAAGCATGCATGGTAGTCCTAGATCTAGCAGTCGGGGTTCGTCTTCTGCTACCTCACCTCCTAACAGTTCTTCTCCTCCTCCCCCTCCAGGATTTATATTTGGTGATAATATTAATACTTCGCCTCCTCCACCTCCAGGATTTTATCCTGATATTGATGAATTACGTTCGAAAAGAGAAGCtcgttttaaacattaataattttttagttagtaGCTGAATTAAAAAGCTGTGGCTATGTTGTATAAATTCACTatgttttttcccttttatcttataatttttaaaaataatgtcaatttttcatttcatcatgTTCAATAGTTTTGTCGTAAACATTATATTACTTCTTGTTTTGCGTAAAgtgtaaacatttaattttatggaagTGAAGGATATTCCTATTATAACAGTACTTTAATATATCTACTGTAGTCGCCAAAGAGTAATTCGAATTTCAAAAGTGGTAATATATTTCCCTCTTGAAATTTGCCTTCactgactgattttttttttttttttgttaaattgttttacGTTGTCTGGTTGTCatgggtaattttttttttctttcaaaattttggaaT
Above is a window of Parasteatoda tepidariorum isolate YZ-2023 chromosome 5, CAS_Ptep_4.0, whole genome shotgun sequence DNA encoding:
- the LOC107450415 gene encoding LOW QUALITY PROTEIN: rhomboid-related protein 4-like (The sequence of the model RefSeq protein was modified relative to this genomic sequence to represent the inferred CDS: substituted 1 base at 1 genomic stop codon); its protein translation is MFQNRRRQPGMGVMLLMYQLFAVIGIDRIPPVTLSAIGLQVAIFLRLFKLPXLFKLPWYKPTDICVSAYRVWTKKEYSRLVFAALEHGDDWHLYYNMVSFALKGQSLERRFGSVKFLYILSVFTVLTNSVLVALNIFSNKYLDYEERCAVGFSGVIFALKVLTTYYDRGFTQIMGIPITVPTRYAVWFELVLIQLLVPNVSFYGHLAGILVGTAYVMGPLRLVMDLIYSIAKGILFPSGPRFTPRAEPSGYSSGGYNQYAESSGYSGGRYNQYAASSDSTSERYNQYIPPGMSEEEQIRRAMEESMHGSPRSSSRGSSSATSPPNSSSPPPPPGFIFGDNINTSPPPPPGFYPDIDELRSKREARFKH